One Molothrus aeneus isolate 106 chromosome 6, BPBGC_Maene_1.0, whole genome shotgun sequence genomic window carries:
- the ATG14 gene encoding beclin 1-associated autophagy-related key regulator produces the protein MAAPSGRRPQPAGPGGGSAAGPGALRGAEEDAEGLYVAVERCPLCNTTRRRLTCAKCVQSGDFVFFDGRDSERFSDKKERLMHLKTKQREFQKHVLKAMEGKEITDQLRWKIMSCKMRIEQLKQTICKENDEMTRHTEGLLRIKEENQKHYRRAQRHQEKKEKIQKHNRKLGDLVEKKTYDLKTQYEHLANLRRAHILELTSVIFPMEEVKTSMRDPADVSSESDNAMTSSTVSKLAEARRTTYLSGRWVCDDHNGDTSISITGPWIILPNNGDYSAYYNWVEEKKTTQGPDMEHNNPAHTISAALCYATQLVNTLSLILDVNLPKKLCNSEFCGENLSRHRFTRAVKKLNANILHLCFSQHVNLDLLHPLHTLRNLMYLVSPDTENLGRSGPFEISADLEDSMEFVEPSAAGETDESGDERVSDEETDLGTDWENLPSPRFCDIPSQQVEMLQSQSTQVSQPIASSSAGGMISSAAASVTSWLKAYTGHR, from the exons ATGGCGGCTCCCAGCGGCCGCCGGCCGcagcccgcggggccgggcgggggcagcgccgccgggcccggggctcTGCGGGGCGCCGAGGAGGACGCCGAGGGTCTCTACGTGGCGGTGGAGCGGTGCCCGCTCTGCAACACCACGCGCCGCCGCCTCACCTGCGCCAAGTGCGTGCAGAGCGGCGACTTCGTCTTCTTCGACGGGCGCGACTCCGAGAG GTTTTCAGACAAGAAAGAAAGGCTGATGCATCTTAAAACCAAACAGAGAGAATTCCAAAAACA TGTTTTGAAGGCCatggaagggaaagaaataacTGATCAGCTG AGATGGAAAATAATGTCTTGCAAGATGAGGATTGAGCAGCTGAAACAGACcatttgcaaagaaaatgatGAAATGACAAGAC acacagaggggCTGCTGAGGATTAAAGAGGAGAACCAGAAGCATTATCGCAGGGCTCAGAGGCAccaggagaagaaggagaaaatccAGAAGCACAACAGGAAACTGGGAGACCtggtggagaaaaaaacctACGACCTGAAAACGCAGTACGAGCACCTGGCCAACCTGCGGCGCGCGCACATCCTGGAGCTGACCTCGGTCATCTTCCCCATGGAGGAGGTGAAGACAAGCATGAG GGACCCAGCAGACGTGTCCTCAGAGAGTGACAATGCCATGACCTCCAGCACTGTGAGCAAGCTGGCAGAGGCACGGAGAACCACGTACCTGTCCGGGAGGTGGGTGTGTGACGACCACAACGGGGACACCAGCATCAGCATCACGGGGCCCTGGATCATCCTCCCCAACAACGGGGACTACTCTGCTTACTACAACTGGGTGGAGGAGAAGAAGACTACACAGGGACCTG ataTGGAACATAATAACCCTGCTCATACCATCAGTGCTGCATTGTGCTATGCAACTCAGCTCGTTAACACTTTGTCTCTCATACTTGATGTAAATCTTCCCAAGAAGCTCTGCAACAG TGAATTCTGTGGAGAGAATCTCAGCAGACACAGGTTCACACGGGCAGTGAAGAAGCTGAATGCTAATATCCTCcacctctgcttctctcag CATGTAAATTTAGATCTGTTGCACCCCCTGCATACCCTCAGGAACCTCATGTACCTGGTCAGCCCAGACACCGAGAACTTGGGCAg GTCCGGCCCCTTTGAAATCAGCGCCGACCTGGAGGACTCCATGGAGTTTGTGGAGCCGAGCGCGGCGGGCGAGACGGACGAGAGCGGCGACGAGCGCGTGAGCGACGAGGAGACGGACCTGGGCACGGACTGGGAGaacctgcccagccccaggttcTGTGACATCCCCTCTCAGCAGGTGGAGatgctgcagagccagagcacccaggtgtcccagcccatcGCCAGCAGCAGCGCGGGCGGGATGATCTCGTCGGCCGCCGCCTCGGTCACCTCGTGGCTCAAGGCCTACACCGGGCACCGCTAG
- the FBXO34 gene encoding F-box only protein 34: MKSSCRAGLHREPLTSTSSTFHQVKRVSGMHLKPYLKLQKKERSPEISQDSLRGHQGPAQGEKFTNCTKLSVFPKPSLVAPSQKLLGFIYPNTMCNMNGKGPADAPSARDKKNSLSATIHQGEEGEGPLDVWAVVKPGNTKEKIAFFAAQQCSSSSGTRTGSMKIKSTWDIDGRTAKRRKKSVDLKKAKIQLERMREANSRCSQPEPFACGIEHCSVHSGGDGTEGAFPGRSLSVIEMVAFLEQRASALLVDCAKTCTATRLSSQPRATLPSPEPLSPGGAGEAEPQGEPVRVLDMVARLESECLRRQSEAGSLSRNNSFRRNVGRVLLASGTQAEGDVGDVGKGVPPRGDGTGQAGVAEAGYGGRCGPLGDTELWDGAASAQQPFPSGLDTRVGNVNAGLARAVLAMTAGRSDAETRIEPPGALLAPCPAAAARLPPDPLQSKNATVDCTAKEPVIFPKHPARKEPLCISISVTKTEEGCRKEKLSGSGEDSLPGRLFFLQGEQPAAHEQQPRRESPQEKPGEVAQNEDEDALASGRSCVRSSVPTEPSAPSVPATEGALQVLDASCLKRQVSHDFLETRFKIQQLLEPQQYMAFLPHHIIVKIFGLLPTRSLVALKCTCYYFKFIIEYYNIRPADSRWVRDPRYREDPCKQCKKKYVKGDVSLCRWHPKPYCQALPYGPGYWMCCHRSQKGIPGCKLGLHDNHWVPACHSFNRAIHKKTRGAGAEVEEEY; this comes from the coding sequence GGTTTCTGGTATGCACTTAAAGCCATATCTCAAGTTACAGAAGAAAGAGCGATCCCCAGAAATAAGCCAGGATTCCCTTCGAGGCCACCAGGGACCAGCACAAGGAGAAAAATTCACCAACTGCACCAAACTGAGCGttttcccaaaaccctccctGGTGGCTCCATCTCAAAAGCTTCTGGGGTTTATTTATCCAAATACTATGTGCAATATGAACGGGAAAGGCCCGGCGGACGCTCCGAGTGCAAGGGACAAGAAGAACTCCCTGTCTGCCACCATCCACCAGGGAGAAGAAGGGGAAGGACCTCTGGATGTGTGGGCTGTGGTGAAACCTGGCAACACCAAGGAGAAAATCGCCTTCTTCgcagcccagcagtgcagcagcagcagcggcaccCGCACGGGCTCCATGAAAATCAAGAGCACGTGGGACATCGATGGGAGAACGGCCAAACGCAGGAAAAAATCGGTGGAtcttaaaaaagccaaaatccaACTGGAAAGAATGAGGGAGGCCAActccaggtgctcccagccggAGCCGTTTGCCTGCGGCATCGAGCACTGCTCGGTGCACTCGGGCGGCGACGGCACCGAGGGCGCCTTCCCGGGCCGCTCGCTGTCTGTCATAGAGATGGTGGCTTTCCTGGAGCAGCGGGCCAGCGCCCTGCTGGTGGACTGTGCCAAGACCTGCACGGCCaccaggctgagctcccagcccagggccaccctgcccagccccgaGCCCTTGtccccgggcggggcgggcgagGCGGAGCCGCAGGGCGAGCCCGTGCGCGTGCTGGACATGGTGGCCAGGCTGGAGTCCGAGTGCCTGAGGCGGCAGAGCGAGGCCGGGAGCCTCTCCCGCAACAACAGCTTCCGCAGGAACGTGGGCAGGGTGCTCCTGGCCAGCGGCACCCAGGCCGAGGGGGACGTGGGGGACGTGGGGAAGGGGGTCCCGCCCCGGGGGGACGGCacggggcaggcaggggtggcAGAGGCCGGGTACGGAGGTCGCTGCGGCCCTCTGGGTGACACCGAGCTGTGGGATGGCGctgcctctgcccagcagcCGTTTCCTTCGGGGCTGGATACCCGCGTGGGGAATGTGAATGCGGGACTTGCCCGGGCGGTGTTGGCCATGACAGCTGGCAGGAGTGACGCTGAAACACGGATTGAGCCCCCCGGGGCTCTGCTGGCCCCGTGTCCCGccgctgctgccaggctgccgCCGGATCCCCTGCAGAGCAAGAACGCGACTGTTGATTGTACGGCGAAAGAGCCTGTAATTTTCCCAAAGCATCCTGCTAGGAAGGAGCCCTTGTGCATCAGTATATCGGTCACCAAGACAGAGGAAGGGTGCAGGAAGGAGAAGCTCTCCGGTTCTGGTGAGGATTCACTGCCAGGGAGGCTGTTTTTCCTCCAGGGTGAGCAGCCTGCTGCTCACGAGCAACAGCCACGGCGGGAGAGTCCGCAGGAGAAGCCGGGGGAAGTAGCCCAAAACGAGGATGAGGATGCTCTGGCATCTGGTAGATCGTGTGTCAGAAGCAGTGTCCCTACAGAGCCATCGGCCCCTTCTGTCCCTGCCACAGAAGGGGCTTTGCAAGTACTTGATGCCTCCTGCCTAAAGCGGCAGGTTTCACATGACTTTCTGGAGACCAGGTTTAAAATCCAGCAGCTTTTGGAGCCTCAGCAGTACATGGCCTTCTTGCCTCACCACATCATCGTGAAGATCTTTGGCTTGCTTCCCACCAGGAGCCTGGTTGCCCTAAAATGCACTTGCTACTACTTCAAGTTCATCATTGAGTACTACAACATCAGGCCGGCCGACTCGCGCTGGGTGCGCGACCCTCGCTACCGGGAGGACCCCTGCAAGCAGTGCAAGAAGAAATACGTCAAGGGGGAcgtgtccctgtgcaggtggCACCCCAAGCCCTactgccaggctctgccctaCGGGCCTGGCTACTGGATGTGCTGTCACCGCTCCCAGAAGGGCATCCCTGGCTGTAAGCTGGGTCTCCATGACAATCACTGGgtccctgcctgccacagcttTAACCGCGCCATCCACAAGAAAACccgaggggctggagcagaggtggAAGAGGAATATTAG